In Pelomonas sp. SE-A7, one genomic interval encodes:
- a CDS encoding agglutinin biogenesis protein MshI, whose product METRADAPPRLQWIAQQDWSTPAAALKELKASRGLHQHRVVELLERGQYQLVTLEAPDVPRADWKDATRWMLQERVDFPVDTAALDVLEIPADQGQRRKPGLIAVAAPRALVLPLVQQATQAGTPLTAIDVAETALRNISALLEEPGRGQALLHVGEGHSCLVVTAGGELLLSRQMEASLATLGHADPDVRQQAFERTSLELQRTLDGFERSFTQVSLSRVLVAPGQVLEDFMAYVRELLYVPVLALEPGAALDLSAAPELADPRLLAQYLIAVGAALRGETR is encoded by the coding sequence GTGGAAACGCGCGCCGACGCACCGCCGCGCCTGCAATGGATTGCCCAGCAGGACTGGTCCACGCCGGCCGCCGCCCTCAAGGAGCTGAAAGCCAGCCGTGGGCTGCACCAGCACCGCGTGGTCGAGCTGCTGGAGCGCGGTCAGTACCAGCTGGTGACGCTGGAAGCGCCCGATGTGCCGCGGGCCGACTGGAAGGACGCCACGCGCTGGATGCTGCAGGAACGGGTGGACTTCCCGGTCGACACGGCAGCGCTGGACGTGCTGGAGATCCCGGCCGACCAGGGCCAGCGCCGTAAGCCCGGCCTGATCGCCGTGGCCGCGCCGCGTGCCCTGGTGCTGCCCCTGGTGCAGCAGGCCACCCAGGCCGGCACGCCGCTGACCGCCATCGACGTGGCCGAGACCGCGCTGCGCAACATCTCCGCCTTGCTGGAAGAGCCCGGCCGCGGCCAGGCCCTGCTGCATGTGGGTGAGGGCCACAGCTGCCTGGTGGTCACGGCCGGCGGCGAGCTGCTGCTGTCGCGCCAGATGGAGGCCAGCCTGGCCACGCTGGGCCATGCCGACCCCGATGTCCGCCAGCAGGCCTTCGAACGCACCAGCCTGGAACTGCAGCGCACGCTGGACGGCTTCGAGCGCAGCTTCACCCAGGTCAGTCTGAGCCGCGTGCTGGTCGCGCCGGGCCAGGTGCTGGAAGATTTCATGGCCTATGTGCGCGAGCTGCTCTATGTGCCGGTGCTGGCGCTGGAGCCAGGGGCCGCATTGGACCTGTCGGCCGCGCCCGAGCTGGCCGATCCGCGGCTGCTGGCCCAGTACCTGATCGCGGTGGGTGCCGCGCTGAGGGGTGAGACGCGATGA
- a CDS encoding PilN domain-containing protein, with product MSLSPQHINLLDASLLPPKARYTAVQGLVAAALLIAAVLAAGLGLRWAAAGEAREALALQQQLRPLQAQLATPLPQQAAAEAQARQLESLRQEVAALGQLQQVLQGGSAGSTRGYADYLLALSRQAARGGGQLWITGFKVLPDGQLEVHGRMLDARALPEYLRRLNEEPLFRGRSFAQLNVKAGESFSEFQLQAAVEGAKP from the coding sequence ATGAGCCTCAGCCCTCAGCACATCAACCTCCTTGACGCCAGCCTGCTGCCGCCCAAGGCACGCTACACCGCCGTCCAGGGTCTGGTGGCCGCGGCCCTGCTGATCGCCGCCGTGCTGGCGGCCGGACTGGGCCTGCGCTGGGCCGCTGCCGGCGAGGCCCGTGAAGCCTTGGCCCTGCAGCAGCAGCTGCGGCCGCTGCAGGCCCAGCTTGCAACGCCGCTGCCACAGCAAGCCGCAGCCGAAGCCCAGGCCCGCCAGCTCGAATCGCTGCGCCAGGAAGTGGCGGCGCTGGGTCAGCTGCAGCAGGTCCTGCAAGGCGGCAGCGCCGGCAGCACCCGGGGCTATGCCGACTACCTGCTGGCCCTGTCGCGCCAGGCGGCGCGGGGGGGCGGGCAGTTGTGGATCACCGGCTTCAAGGTCTTGCCCGATGGCCAGCTGGAGGTCCACGGCCGCATGCTGGACGCCCGTGCCCTGCCCGAATACCTGCGCCGGCTGAACGAGGAGCCGCTGTTCCGCGGCCGCAGCTTTGCCCAGCTCAATGTCAAGGCGGGTGAGTCGTTCAGCGAATTCCAGTTGCAGGCCGCGGTCGAGGGAGCAAAACCATGA
- a CDS encoding type 4a pilus biogenesis protein PilO — MKAWLERFDARPQRERVLMLGAALAVLLLLADSFWLSPAYKEWKAQTAQHQQAAAAAAQLHQALGLRQQQLGEKVQAQVRELQDWQQRLRQAEAALSDRGGQLVHANEMVGVLEAVIRQNAGLKLRSMQNLPRTEVDTGGGALLYRHGVELVVEGSYAELLTYLQALQALPQRLLWGGMGLNAEQHPRLTLTLRLYTLSQDKQWLEL, encoded by the coding sequence ATGAAGGCCTGGCTGGAACGCTTTGACGCGAGACCCCAGCGCGAGCGCGTGCTGATGCTGGGAGCGGCCCTGGCGGTCCTGCTGCTGCTTGCCGACAGCTTCTGGCTGAGCCCGGCTTACAAGGAATGGAAGGCCCAGACCGCCCAGCACCAGCAGGCCGCCGCCGCGGCCGCCCAATTGCACCAGGCCCTGGGCCTGCGCCAGCAGCAGCTGGGTGAGAAGGTCCAGGCCCAGGTCCGGGAGCTGCAGGACTGGCAGCAGCGGCTGCGCCAGGCCGAGGCGGCCCTGTCCGACCGCGGCGGCCAGCTGGTCCATGCCAACGAGATGGTCGGAGTGCTTGAGGCCGTGATCCGCCAGAACGCCGGCCTGAAGCTGCGCAGCATGCAGAACCTGCCGCGCACCGAGGTCGACACCGGCGGCGGCGCCCTGCTCTACCGCCATGGCGTCGAGCTGGTGGTCGAGGGCAGCTATGCCGAGTTGCTGACTTATTTGCAGGCGCTGCAGGCCCTGCCCCAGCGCTTGTTGTGGGGCGGCATGGGCCTCAACGCCGAACAGCATCCGCGCCTGACGCTGACGCTGCGCCTCTACACGCTGAGCCAGGACAAGCAATGGCTGGAACTCTGA
- a CDS encoding GspE/PulE family protein, with protein MPRPERVRLGDLLVQQALISADQLTEALASQRTSGRKLGRVIIDSGWVTEEQIAQALGKQLRIPFIDLARRTVRPEIARLLPEVQARRLRALPLQESGGVVMVGMADPSDINAYDEVSRLLKREFDLVVVAETPLLAAMDSAYQGAGEIAGLAKQLGTELASVEVDLGDLLGLNAAAAEDAPVVRLLLTMFEEALRVRASDIHIEPQEKHLRIRYRIDGVLHVQTEADPKIASAVALRLKLMSGLDISERRLPQDGRFAVKLKSGAVDVRLSTMPTQYGESVVMRLLNQSSGLLSLPALNLPPHVAEAIHRAIHKPSGMVLVTGPTGSGKTTTLYAALNELNSTGRKIITVEDPVEYRLPGINQVQVMEKIDLSFGRVLRAALRQDPDIILVGEMRDLETAEIGLRAAMTGHMVLSTLHTNDAASTPVRLIDMGVPHFMVATSLQLVLAQRLVRMLCQSCAQPYQPDEHEAAWLRALSGRMDPDLSGLRHSPGCAKCNHTGTSGRTGVYEYLEMDRDMIQAVNQEDPNRVADVARQQMQGRTLAKEALALALAGQTTVADAMSVSSQLD; from the coding sequence ATGCCCCGTCCCGAAAGAGTCCGCCTAGGCGACCTGCTGGTCCAGCAGGCGCTGATCAGCGCCGACCAGCTGACCGAGGCCCTGGCCAGCCAGCGCACCAGCGGCCGCAAGCTGGGCCGGGTCATCATCGACAGCGGCTGGGTCACCGAGGAGCAGATTGCCCAGGCCCTGGGCAAGCAGCTGCGCATTCCCTTCATCGACCTGGCACGCCGCACCGTGCGGCCCGAGATCGCGCGGCTGCTGCCCGAGGTCCAGGCCCGCCGCCTGCGCGCCCTGCCGCTGCAGGAGAGCGGCGGCGTGGTCATGGTCGGCATGGCCGACCCCAGCGACATCAATGCCTACGACGAGGTCAGCCGCCTGCTCAAGCGCGAGTTCGACCTGGTGGTCGTGGCCGAGACGCCGCTGCTGGCCGCCATGGACTCGGCCTACCAGGGCGCCGGCGAGATCGCCGGCCTGGCCAAGCAGCTGGGCACCGAGCTGGCCAGCGTAGAGGTCGACCTGGGCGATCTGCTGGGCCTCAACGCCGCGGCTGCCGAAGACGCGCCGGTGGTGCGCCTGCTGCTGACCATGTTCGAGGAGGCATTGCGAGTGCGTGCCTCCGACATCCACATCGAGCCGCAGGAAAAGCACCTGCGCATCCGCTACCGCATCGACGGCGTGCTGCATGTGCAGACCGAGGCCGATCCCAAGATCGCCAGTGCCGTGGCCCTCAGGCTCAAGCTGATGTCCGGCCTCGACATCTCCGAGCGCCGACTGCCGCAGGACGGCCGCTTCGCGGTCAAGCTCAAGAGCGGCGCGGTCGACGTGCGCCTGTCCACCATGCCGACCCAGTACGGCGAGTCGGTGGTGATGCGTCTCTTGAACCAGAGCAGCGGCCTCCTGAGCCTGCCGGCCCTGAACCTGCCACCGCATGTGGCGGAGGCCATCCACCGCGCCATCCACAAGCCCAGCGGCATGGTGCTGGTGACCGGCCCCACCGGCAGCGGCAAGACCACCACGCTGTACGCGGCGCTGAACGAGCTCAACAGCACCGGCCGCAAGATCATCACGGTCGAGGACCCGGTCGAATACCGCCTGCCCGGCATCAACCAGGTGCAGGTGATGGAGAAGATCGACCTCAGCTTCGGCCGCGTGCTGCGCGCCGCGCTGCGCCAGGACCCGGACATCATCCTGGTCGGCGAAATGCGCGACCTGGAGACGGCCGAGATCGGCCTGCGCGCCGCCATGACCGGCCACATGGTGCTGTCCACGCTGCACACCAATGACGCGGCCTCGACGCCGGTGCGACTGATCGACATGGGCGTGCCCCACTTCATGGTGGCCACCTCGCTGCAGCTGGTGCTGGCCCAGCGCCTGGTGCGCATGCTGTGCCAGTCCTGCGCCCAGCCCTACCAGCCCGACGAGCACGAGGCCGCCTGGCTGCGCGCACTGTCGGGCCGCATGGACCCCGACCTCTCCGGCCTGCGCCACAGCCCCGGCTGCGCCAAGTGCAACCACACGGGTACCAGCGGCCGCACCGGCGTCTACGAATACCTGGAGATGGACCGCGACATGATCCAGGCGGTCAACCAGGAGGATCCGAACCGGGTCGCCGACGTGGCCCGCCAGCAGATGCAGGGCCGCACGCTGGCCAAGGAAGCCCTCGCCCTGGCCCTGGCCGGCCAGACCACGGTGGCCGACGCCATGAGCGTGTCCAGCCAGCTGGATTGA
- the mshL gene encoding pilus (MSHA type) biogenesis protein MshL, with translation MKKNRLITAALALALAGPVLAAPPADSEPRFDLAVSNAPATQVFSQLAVGTGYSVLVSPEVGGQVSLTLRDTTVLEALESLRELYGYDFRIAGKRIFVQPNTIQTRLFKINYLPGRRQGASDLRVTSSAITTASTGGQNGQGGNSTQPPSQSQGGQQGQRQDEAAHVRMTSDADFWREVQSSLNALVGNADKRSVVLNPAAGVIVVRALPGELRQVEQYLKAIQLSIERQVMLEAKIIEVELNEDAQAGVNWNAFASSLLDGRLRATIGVGAPGVTLNSNGSFTDGAGNQVTAGGTVSTAPLGKGFYGLALQTRNFSSLLNFLESQGKAHVLSSPRIATLNNQKAVLKVGTDELFVTGISTTTTTSGANNNAVASPTLTLTPFFSGIALDVTPQIDDEGNVILHVHPAISTVTERTKNLDLGTLGTYRFPLASSSVNETDSIVRVKDGQIVAIGGLMQQVTSTDRSGMPGISKIPLIGGLFRQSADVNKKRELVILMKPTVIAADGSTWPEAQIPASTPRTE, from the coding sequence ATGAAGAAGAACCGACTGATCACTGCCGCGCTGGCATTGGCCCTGGCCGGCCCGGTGCTGGCCGCACCGCCCGCTGACAGCGAACCGCGCTTCGACCTGGCGGTCAGCAATGCGCCGGCCACCCAGGTGTTCTCGCAACTGGCGGTCGGCACCGGCTACAGCGTGCTGGTCTCGCCCGAGGTCGGCGGCCAGGTGTCGCTGACCCTGCGCGACACCACGGTCCTGGAGGCCCTGGAAAGCCTGCGCGAGCTCTACGGCTACGACTTCCGCATCGCCGGCAAGCGCATCTTCGTCCAGCCCAACACCATCCAGACCCGGCTGTTCAAGATCAACTACCTGCCGGGGCGCCGCCAGGGCGCCAGCGACCTGCGCGTGACCTCCAGTGCCATCACCACCGCGTCGACCGGCGGCCAGAACGGCCAGGGAGGCAACAGCACCCAGCCGCCGTCCCAGTCGCAAGGCGGCCAGCAGGGCCAGCGCCAGGATGAGGCCGCCCATGTGCGCATGACCTCGGATGCCGACTTCTGGCGCGAGGTGCAGAGCTCGCTGAACGCCCTGGTCGGCAATGCCGACAAGCGCAGCGTGGTGCTGAATCCGGCAGCCGGCGTCATCGTCGTCCGAGCCCTGCCTGGCGAGCTGCGCCAGGTCGAGCAATACCTGAAGGCGATCCAGCTGAGCATCGAACGCCAGGTGATGCTGGAAGCCAAGATCATCGAGGTCGAGCTGAACGAGGACGCCCAGGCCGGCGTCAACTGGAATGCCTTCGCCAGCAGCCTGCTGGACGGCCGGCTGCGCGCCACGATCGGCGTAGGAGCGCCGGGCGTCACGCTGAACAGCAACGGCAGCTTCACCGACGGGGCGGGCAACCAGGTCACGGCCGGCGGCACCGTGAGCACGGCACCGCTGGGCAAGGGCTTCTACGGCCTGGCCCTGCAGACCCGCAACTTCAGCTCGCTCCTGAACTTCCTGGAGTCGCAGGGCAAGGCCCATGTGCTGTCCAGCCCGCGCATCGCCACGCTGAACAACCAGAAAGCCGTGCTCAAGGTCGGCACCGACGAACTCTTCGTCACCGGCATCTCGACCACGACCACCACCAGTGGCGCGAACAACAACGCCGTCGCCTCGCCGACCCTGACGCTGACGCCCTTCTTCAGCGGCATCGCCCTGGACGTGACGCCGCAGATCGACGACGAAGGCAATGTGATCCTGCATGTGCATCCTGCCATCAGCACGGTGACCGAGCGCACCAAGAACCTGGACCTGGGCACGCTGGGCACCTACCGTTTCCCGCTGGCCTCGTCCAGTGTCAACGAGACCGATTCCATCGTGCGGGTCAAGGATGGCCAGATCGTCGCCATCGGCGGCCTGATGCAGCAGGTCACCAGCACCGACCGCAGCGGCATGCCGGGCATCTCCAAGATCCCGCTGATTGGCGGCCTGTTTCGCCAGAGCGCCGACGTCAACAAGAAGCGCGAGCTGGTCATCCTGATGAAGCCCACCGTGATCGCCGCCGATGGCAGCACCTGGCCCGAGGCGCAGATCCCGGCCAGCACGCCCAGGACGGAGTAA
- a CDS encoding YgiQ family radical SAM protein — translation MSAHIAITPPKAAKALTAYRPFWAKRFGPAPFLPMSRQEMDLLGWDSCDIIIVTGDAYVDHPSFGMAVIGRTLEAQGFRVGIIAQPDWQSADAFKALGKPNLFFGVAAGNMDSMINRYTADRKIRSDDAYTPGGEGGKRPDRATLVYTQRCKEAWSEVPVVIGGIEASLRRIAHYDYWQDKVRRSILVDAKAELLVYGNAERAIVEIAHRLAQRQHIHSLTDIRGTAFMRRDDHADLADWFQLDSTSVDTPGRVDELISPYQTIDETAADQGGSCATPAAPGAADAPKPITIHRTGKLALPPREQTVIRLPDYEQVRADPVLYAHANRVLHLETNPGNARALVQRHGDRDLWINPPPIPLTTAEMDHVFDLPYARSPHPAYADETGGHDGATKIPAWEMIRFSVNIMRGCFGGCTFCSITEHEGRIIQSRSEDSVIREIEEIRDKVKGFTGVVSDLGGPTANMYRIGCKSPEIEAACRKPSCVYPDICQNLKTDHGPLIKMYRRARALPGVKKILIGSGLRYDLAIKSPEYIKELVTHHVGGYLKIAPEHTEGGPLSKMMKPGIGTYDRFKQLFEQASEAAGKKQYLIPYFIAAHPGTSDEDMMNLAIWLKRNGFRADQVQTFYPSPMATATAMYHTNKNPLRKVTRDSETVDIVRGERRRRLHKAFLRYHDPNNWPLLREALKELGRSDLIGNGKHHLIPTFQPSTDGSYESARRKNSTATGSKTSLAKPAGKAEMSPARPPRGRMLTQHTGLPPRETGGAKSTTRVKKPR, via the coding sequence GTGTCCGCCCATATCGCCATCACCCCACCCAAGGCCGCCAAGGCCCTGACCGCCTACCGCCCGTTCTGGGCCAAGCGTTTCGGGCCGGCCCCGTTCCTGCCCATGAGCCGGCAGGAAATGGACCTGCTCGGCTGGGACAGCTGCGACATCATCATCGTCACCGGCGACGCCTATGTGGACCACCCCAGCTTCGGCATGGCGGTCATTGGCCGGACGCTGGAGGCCCAGGGCTTCCGCGTGGGCATCATTGCCCAGCCCGACTGGCAGAGCGCCGACGCCTTCAAGGCGCTGGGCAAGCCGAACCTGTTCTTCGGCGTGGCGGCCGGCAACATGGATTCCATGATCAACCGCTACACGGCCGACCGGAAGATCCGCTCGGACGACGCCTACACGCCCGGCGGCGAAGGCGGCAAGCGGCCGGACCGCGCGACCCTGGTCTACACCCAGCGCTGCAAGGAAGCCTGGAGCGAGGTGCCGGTGGTGATTGGCGGCATCGAGGCCAGCCTGCGCCGCATCGCCCATTACGACTACTGGCAGGACAAGGTGCGCCGCTCCATCCTGGTGGACGCCAAGGCCGAGCTGCTGGTCTACGGCAATGCCGAGCGCGCCATCGTCGAGATCGCCCACCGCCTGGCCCAGCGCCAGCACATCCACAGCCTGACCGACATCCGCGGCACCGCCTTCATGCGCCGCGACGACCATGCCGACCTGGCCGACTGGTTCCAGCTGGACTCCACTTCGGTCGACACGCCGGGCCGGGTCGACGAGCTGATCAGCCCCTACCAGACGATTGACGAGACGGCCGCCGACCAGGGCGGCAGCTGCGCCACGCCGGCTGCGCCTGGGGCGGCCGACGCCCCCAAGCCCATCACCATCCACCGCACCGGCAAGCTGGCCCTGCCGCCGCGGGAGCAGACGGTGATACGCCTGCCCGACTACGAGCAGGTGCGTGCCGACCCAGTGCTCTACGCCCATGCCAACCGGGTGCTGCACCTGGAAACCAACCCCGGCAACGCCCGCGCCCTGGTGCAGCGCCATGGCGACCGCGACCTCTGGATCAATCCGCCACCCATCCCGCTGACGACGGCCGAGATGGACCATGTGTTCGACCTACCCTATGCCCGCTCGCCCCATCCGGCCTATGCGGACGAGACCGGTGGCCATGACGGAGCGACCAAGATCCCGGCCTGGGAAATGATCCGCTTCAGCGTCAACATCATGCGCGGCTGCTTCGGGGGCTGCACCTTCTGCTCGATCACCGAGCATGAAGGCCGCATCATCCAGAGCCGCAGCGAAGACTCGGTGATCCGCGAGATCGAGGAGATCCGCGACAAGGTCAAGGGCTTCACCGGCGTGGTCTCCGACCTGGGCGGCCCCACGGCCAACATGTACCGGATCGGCTGCAAGAGCCCCGAGATCGAGGCCGCCTGCCGCAAGCCCAGCTGCGTCTACCCGGACATCTGCCAGAACCTCAAGACCGACCACGGCCCCCTGATCAAGATGTACCGCCGGGCCCGCGCCTTGCCGGGCGTCAAGAAGATCCTGATCGGCTCGGGCCTGCGCTACGACCTGGCGATCAAGAGCCCCGAGTACATCAAGGAGCTGGTCACCCACCACGTGGGCGGCTACCTGAAGATCGCCCCCGAGCACACCGAGGGCGGCCCGCTGTCCAAGATGATGAAGCCGGGCATTGGCACCTACGACCGCTTCAAGCAGCTGTTCGAGCAGGCCAGCGAGGCGGCCGGCAAGAAGCAGTACCTGATCCCCTACTTCATCGCCGCCCACCCGGGCACCTCGGACGAGGACATGATGAACCTGGCGATCTGGCTCAAGCGCAACGGCTTCCGCGCCGACCAGGTCCAGACCTTCTACCCCAGCCCCATGGCCACGGCCACGGCGATGTACCACACGAACAAGAACCCGCTGCGCAAGGTCACGCGCGACAGCGAGACGGTGGACATCGTCCGCGGCGAGCGCCGCCGCCGGCTGCACAAGGCCTTCCTGCGGTATCACGACCCGAACAACTGGCCGCTGCTGCGCGAGGCGCTGAAGGAGCTGGGCCGCTCCGACCTGATAGGCAACGGCAAGCACCACCTGATCCCGACCTTCCAGCCGAGCACCGACGGCAGCTACGAGAGCGCCCGCCGCAAGAACTCCACGGCCACCGGCAGCAAGACCTCGCTGGCCAAGCCGGCCGGCAAGGCCGAGATGAGCCCGGCCCGGCCGCCGCGCGGCCGCATGCTGACCCAGCACACCGGCCTGCCACCGCGGGAGACGGGCGGCGCCAAGAGCACGACACGCGTCAAGAAACCCCGCTGA
- a CDS encoding EAL domain-containing protein, with the protein MSDQHSLENRDSPGDDDVLEFLEGDESGSPGEAAHPWRVLIVDDDSDVHKATELAMQGLEVEGRPLQFLHASSASQARELMEREHDLAVVLLDVVMESEDAGLQLVRCIRQELDQHAVRIVLRTGQPGYAPEIETVRAFDINDYKTKSELTRTRLYTVLTAAIRSYRQIQALESARHGLEMIVEASTELSRLRGLLHFAEGVLNQLCHVLGVLPAGLVCAQMNDDTGSGWRVLAATGQYNNLRDTALTAVPVEEVRQRLQRCINQRETQVEDTGLSLYLGLSNGRAMVAMVDLGRELDRVETHLLRAFSANIVVGLENVLLYGQLLDQAYNDQLLHLPNRTRFIELMERNLQDPQGICLALIDIDDFSDINDAFGHHFGDQVLQAVVGRMSAMLGFNTSMARVAADAFGLLGPESTVNGGSIGRVFTEPFEVEGERLQLSATTGLVRLSESSSVGSELLLDAQIALKRAKQQHRGSSQYFSSAMGTDARERFKLLKGLRAGFEDNRLFVVYQPQVELANASPIGAEALLRWRTEDGKFVPPDQFIPLAEQSGLIISIGEFVLRTACHQLKRLEDQGYADFRMCVNVSLAQFRHAGFIDTLNGALRDSGVNPANLELEITESMAMEDADLVMSLLAAIKRAGATVAIDDFGTGFSSLSQLRQLEVDRLKIDRAFVREAQVSSAGSTIAQMVINLGRGLGLRVIAEGIETEEQRQQLLALGCQEGQGYLFARPVPSDQLERWLRKEPI; encoded by the coding sequence ATGTCCGATCAACACAGCCTCGAGAACCGCGACAGTCCTGGCGACGACGATGTGCTGGAGTTCCTTGAAGGGGACGAATCGGGTTCACCGGGCGAGGCTGCCCACCCCTGGCGGGTGCTGATCGTCGACGATGACAGCGACGTCCACAAGGCCACCGAGCTGGCCATGCAGGGGCTTGAGGTCGAGGGTCGTCCGCTGCAGTTCCTGCATGCCAGTTCGGCCTCCCAGGCCCGCGAGCTGATGGAGCGCGAGCACGACCTTGCCGTCGTGCTGCTGGACGTGGTGATGGAGAGCGAGGACGCCGGCCTGCAGCTGGTGCGCTGCATACGCCAGGAGCTGGACCAGCATGCGGTGCGCATCGTGCTGCGCACCGGCCAGCCCGGCTATGCGCCCGAGATCGAGACGGTCCGGGCCTTCGACATCAACGACTACAAGACCAAGTCCGAGCTGACCCGCACCCGGCTTTACACGGTGCTGACCGCGGCGATCCGCTCGTACCGCCAAATCCAGGCACTGGAATCGGCCCGCCATGGCCTGGAAATGATCGTCGAGGCCAGCACCGAGCTGAGCCGCCTGCGCGGGCTGTTGCATTTCGCCGAGGGCGTGCTGAACCAGCTGTGCCATGTGCTGGGCGTGCTGCCTGCCGGCCTGGTCTGCGCCCAGATGAACGACGACACCGGCAGCGGCTGGCGGGTGCTGGCGGCCACCGGTCAATACAACAACCTGCGGGACACCGCGCTGACGGCGGTGCCGGTGGAAGAAGTCCGCCAACGGCTGCAACGCTGCATCAACCAGCGCGAGACGCAGGTCGAGGACACCGGGCTCAGCCTCTACCTCGGCCTGTCCAACGGACGGGCCATGGTCGCCATGGTCGACCTGGGCCGCGAGCTCGACCGGGTCGAGACCCATCTTCTGCGCGCCTTCTCGGCCAACATCGTGGTCGGCCTGGAGAACGTGCTGCTGTACGGCCAGTTGCTGGACCAGGCCTACAACGACCAGCTGCTGCACCTGCCCAACCGCACGCGCTTCATCGAGCTGATGGAGCGCAACCTGCAGGATCCGCAGGGCATCTGCCTGGCCCTGATCGACATCGACGACTTCTCCGACATCAACGACGCCTTCGGCCACCATTTCGGCGACCAGGTGCTGCAGGCCGTGGTCGGCCGCATGTCGGCCATGCTGGGCTTCAACACCTCGATGGCCCGCGTCGCGGCCGACGCCTTCGGCCTGCTGGGCCCGGAGAGCACGGTCAACGGCGGCTCCATCGGCCGGGTGTTCACCGAGCCCTTCGAAGTCGAGGGCGAAAGGCTGCAGCTCTCGGCCACCACCGGCCTGGTGCGGCTGTCCGAATCCTCCTCGGTCGGCTCCGAGCTGTTGCTCGATGCCCAGATCGCGCTGAAGCGCGCCAAGCAGCAGCACCGCGGCAGCTCGCAGTACTTCTCTTCCGCCATGGGCACCGATGCGCGCGAGCGCTTCAAGCTGCTCAAGGGCCTGCGCGCCGGCTTCGAGGACAACCGCCTGTTCGTGGTCTACCAGCCCCAGGTCGAGCTGGCCAATGCCAGCCCGATCGGCGCCGAGGCCCTGCTGCGCTGGCGCACCGAGGACGGCAAGTTCGTGCCGCCCGACCAGTTCATCCCGCTGGCCGAGCAGAGCGGTCTGATCATCAGCATCGGCGAATTCGTGCTGCGCACCGCCTGCCACCAGCTCAAGCGGCTGGAGGACCAGGGCTATGCCGACTTCCGCATGTGCGTCAACGTCTCGCTGGCCCAGTTCCGCCACGCTGGCTTCATCGACACGCTGAACGGCGCCCTGCGCGACAGCGGCGTCAATCCGGCCAACCTCGAACTGGAAATCACCGAGTCCATGGCCATGGAAGACGCCGACCTGGTGATGAGCCTGCTGGCCGCGATCAAGCGGGCCGGCGCCACCGTGGCCATCGATGACTTCGGCACCGGCTTCTCGTCCCTGAGCCAGTTGCGTCAGCTCGAGGTCGACCGGCTCAAGATCGACCGCGCCTTCGTGCGCGAGGCGCAAGTCTCCAGCGCCGGCTCCACCATCGCCCAGATGGTGATCAACCTCGGCCGTGGCCTGGGCCTTCGCGTGATTGCCGAAGGCATCGAGACCGAAGAACAGCGCCAGCAACTGCTGGCCCTGGGTTGCCAGGAGGGTCAGGGCTACCTGTTCGCGCGTCCGGTGCCCTCCGACCAGCTGGAGCGCTGGCTGCGCAAAGAACCGATCTGA